A window of the Hypomesus transpacificus isolate Combined female chromosome 8, fHypTra1, whole genome shotgun sequence genome harbors these coding sequences:
- the zic4 gene encoding LOW QUALITY PROTEIN: zinc finger protein ZIC 4 (The sequence of the model RefSeq protein was modified relative to this genomic sequence to represent the inferred CDS: substituted 1 base at 1 genomic stop codon), producing the protein MSVDALXSPVMDPTFSKRNTALRLVDLAGAHHHHHHHHHTPQSVTGFPGFSSHPHSMAHAHPGEITAEPRLGPSPFGPEHMGHSAALKISPAHHYPHHHHHHNHHMAGHSEVVSSQTGAFGPVQATTVPYSMSHTAQALSAGSYPGHYGHHPDAGNHTLFSGLHHDQPSNGAPGGQALNGQIRLGIPGEMYVRSDHLSQVASSRADPFSASPLHGYGGLNLNMNLSAHHHGAGAFFRYMRQPIKQELICKWLEPEHSPKKLCSKTYSTMHELVTHVTVEHVGGPEQANHICFWEECPREGKPFKAKYKLVNHIRVHTGEKPFPCPFPGCGKVFARSENLKIHKRTHTGEKPFKCEFDGCDRRFANSSDRKKHSHVHTSDKPYNCKVRGCDKSYTHPSSLRKHMKVHCKSPPPSSGYESSTPSLVSPSSDIGREPGASSLSEPVASSQPANLSEWYVCHSSGASGTHTPPSGSSTPDPSDEPPYRNPQSRDAF; encoded by the exons ATGAGCGTGGATGCTTTGTGAAGCCCTGTGATGGACCCTACGTTTTCCAAACGGAACACGGCGCTGAGATTAGTTGACTTGGCAGGGgctcaccaccatcaccatcatcaccaccatacCCCTCAGAGCGTGACAGGCTTCCCGGGGTTCAGCAGCCATCCACACTCAATGGCTCACGCGCACCCTGGGGAGATTACTGCGGAACCCCGCCTGGGGCCGAGTCCATTCGGGCCAGAACACATGGGGCACTCCGCGGCCCTCAAAATCAGCCCAGCCCATCATTatccccaccaccatcaccaccacaatCATCATATGGCAGGCCACAGTGAAGTGGTCTCCAGTCAAACGGGAGCTTTTGGCCCGGTGCAGGCAACGACGGTACCCTATTCTATGTCTCACACGGCCCAGGCGTTATCCGCAG GTAGCTATCCAGGACACTATGGTCATCACCCCGACGCTGGAAACCATACCCTCTTCTCTGGACTCCATCACGATCAGCCATCTAACGGAGCACCAGGTGGCCAAGCCTTGAATGGTCAAATAAGGTTAGGAATACCTGGAGAAATGTACGTTAGGTCTGATCACTTGAGTCAAGTGGCAAGCTCAAGGGCTGATCCGTTCTCCGCCTCGCCTTTACATGGCTACGGTGGTCTGAATCTGAACATGAATCTCAGCGCTCATCACCACGGAGCCGGTGCCTTTTTCCGTTACATGAGGCAGCCGATAAAGCAAGAACTCATTTGCAAGTGGCTGGAACCGGAGCACTCGCCGAAGAAACTTTGCTCCAAAACTTACAGCACTATGCACGAGCTGGTAACGCATGTGACAGTGGAGCATGTCGGAGGACCCGAACAGGCAAACCATATATGCTTTTGGGAAGAGTGTCCAAGGGAAGGAAAACCATTTAAAGCCAAGTACAAACTTGTAAATCATATTCGCGTGCACACCGGAGAGAAACCGTTTCCTTGTCCATTCCCTGGATGTGGAAAAGTATTCGCAAGATCTGAAAACCTTAAGATTCACAAAAGAACACATACAG GTGAAAAGCCCTTTAAATGTGAGTTTGACGGATGTGACAGACGTTTCGCCAATAGCAGTGACCGGAAAAAGCACTCCCACGTGCACACCAGCGATAAGCCTTACAACTGCAAAGTAAGAGGTTGTGACAAATCTTACACACACCCGAGCtcactaagaaaacacatgaaGGTGCACTGTAAGTCTCCACCACCAAGTTCAGGCTACGAATCTTCAACTCCATCATTAGTGTCCCCCTCATCGGACATAGGCCGCGAGCCAGGGGCTTCATCGCTCTCAGAACCCGTCGCGTCGTCACAGCCCGCCAATCTTAGTGAGTGGTACGTTTGTCACAGTTCTGGAGCCAGTGGCACTCATACACCACCCAGCGGTTCCTCCACACCTGACCCCTCAGATGAACCACCTTACAGGAACCCTCAGTCAAGGGACGCCTTCTAA